cattaaatccaTTAAATTCTTCATAGTCTGTGTTGCTTTGGAACAACTATGCCCAGCCCGGCGCAAGACTGTGCTGTGCTTCTTTTACGCTGCTGTCAGTAGTAAAAAACGGACACACATaaacctacagtgccctctggCAGTTGttcctatttattttttccaaatcacATACATCGCACCTGAGTATGATAACACCCCCGGCCAAGCTATTCTAGAAACCTCCAACCtatactctgaaaaatacagTTAAGGCCTATTTGTGCTGACCTCATGAGCTCCGGTCAGACAGTCAATCTCCACCTCTGAACAGGCCACTCCATAACTGAAGTAGTTGAAAACTCTGCCAGAGTTGGTTTCAAAGCTGTACCCAAGATCTGGAGTCCtgagaaaatatgaaatatgcATGAAACCAATGATTGCACACTGAAGAGTTGAAGCAGCTCAGGAATTAAACTAACTCACTTATAAAACCCGTTGGCGCTGAGGTTGACTCTGTCAAAAtatgcagccttcacctgcatAAACAAGATCAATTCAATAATTACTTGCACTCTAAATGTTACATTTGAACCAGAAACAGGATTTTCTTACCCAGTCCTCCCATGGGCCTTTGGGGTTTTTCGTCTTGTAGGGTTCCAGGCGCTTCAGCAGTGTCTCACAGGCAGCCTGAACAGCAGCTCCGTTGAGGTCGGAGGACGCTGAGGCAGCAGTGGGGCTAGTATTGGGAACTGTGTTGGTGCTGGTCTCTGAGATGTGAATCTTGGATGAGGCGATACCCAGAACCCTGCTAGCTACCTGGAATGAAAGTCCACCGAGAAGTGGATATTTAcagatgatgctgattccaacaGGTCATCAATGAAGCATCCAATATGTCCCATTGCATGGCAAGTATCCATTAATGTTATGAAtcagttcagttttgtttttttctcctcagctAATTCAGTTGACCTTTTTCACATCAGCCAAAGCACTCATGAGTTTTTGTGTTAAATTACAATTTATTATTTCAATTTCAAGAATAGTTTGGTGCTGATTAAAACTAAAGTCAACAACTACAAAATtaacatatttaaaacatttaaaaatggagaaagttgtgtttgtttggattGTGTACCTGGACCATCTTGGTGTGAAGGCCCTGGCCCATTTCAGTTCCTCCATGAGTCAACAGTACAGAGCCATCAGTGTAGATGTGAACCAGAGCACCAGCCTGGAGATGACATGCATCTTAAAACAGATTTCAGCTCTTGAAGATTCTTAATAAGCAGCATCTGATGTGTGAGAGGAGCATACCTGGTTGAGGAAAGCGGCAGTGAAGCTGATGCCAAACTTGGTGGGAACTACGGCAATGCCTCGTTTGGTCCATCGGTTCTGTCTAAATAGCACAGAAGGTTTGGCTTTTTTGGTTAAATTTCCAGAGTCAATGTTATTGCACAATATTATCTGTTCAAGATTGGTATTCGTTGATATGAAAAAAGACTCCAACTTGTTGGCCATTTTGTGATCAACTGTCAGTTTGTTCGACCCTATTATCTATTGTTCTCAAATTCGCCTACAGCTCCCAGAAGACATCAGTAGAGAGCTCATCCAACCACTGTGTTAACAGCTCTTAAGGAAAAAGGGAGCAGTGGAGAACACCAGAGAATCAACCTCATTATCTCCACTTCCACTTGTTTAGTCTATTAGCTTGTTTTGTATGCCCGTCATTCACCTACTTCATCTATACTTTACCCTTGCATGTTGAAAaaatgttcactacaacctgttgtTTGCAGCTTTcccatggaaaaaaatgtgcataaacattGTTGTTTTACAAGCTCACAAAGCGGTCTACAACCCTGATATTTCGTTCGAGCCACCTGCGTGCCCTGTAAAGGTTTGCTCATGTTtcgcctgcagacagcccacaTCTagctgtaagggcagttgtgactaaaccATGTCAAATCTTCAAGTTACCCAAATCAACACAAACAACATGTAACACTCCACCAAACATCAACGATAATTACTCAGCAAACCTCAGGGTTTCTGGTCCAGTCTTACTTGTTGAAGAGGCCAGCCGCGGCTCGTTTTTCTTCATATCTGGATTGTGACAGACACTCGTTCCAGCAACGATCTAAGGTCAGCCCATGCAGGATCTGGTTGTATGGCGTTTTCTCACCCTCCATGTACAAATTCAGCCTTCGCACCTGCAATACAACTGTCTATACTGAACAGACTGTCCTATCCTCAAGGATTTTGGATGTGATATTAGCTGGTGATAATTTGTTCAGCACTTTAACTGCCCACAAACCTCCTCAGCTGGGAGGCCCAGGCTCTGAGCCACATCAGTTATCCAGCTTTCAGCAATCATCATGCCTTGTGGTCCTCCAAATCCTCTGAAAGCGGTGTTGGATGGCAGATTGGTGCGGCACAGGAAGCCACGGCCACGCACATTTGGTATACTGTAGGAGTTCTCCATATGAAAAAGAGCACGCTCCATAATCTGCATATACAGAAGAAAGAACACTGCATCATCGGCGTATCGTGACACATCACATGGAAAaacttttggggggggggggggggggggggggacttacTGATAGAGAAAGGTCCATGGAATTTCCAGCATTGCTGTAATAGGTCACATCCAGGGCTACCACTTTTCCACTGTTTGAAAAACCAACCTGTAGAGGCAGATGCCATCCATTAGATTggatttgcttttattgtcattgtccattGTACAAGAAAATTGAAATCGCTGTATTTCTACTACTGTAGCTGTAGATGTCCTACTTTATATTTCCCAAAGAAGGGATGTCGTCCTCCGGTAATGAGCATGTCCTCATCTCTGTCCAGCATACACCTGATAGGCCTCCCCAGCCTGAACAGATAGACATAAAAAGTCTTAGCATCGATagggttttttctgttttttgttagaCGGCATTGTTTTAAAATGCTCATACTTGTTTGCCGCCACTGCAACAACAGTTGACAACACTGTGGAGCGGCTTTCTTTACCCCCAAAGCCACCACCCAACCTCTTCACCCGGACTACCACCCTGTTAGCTGGGACACCGAGGGCCTTAGCAACATGAGACTGAAAGAGAAACATGTGCCAACAGGGTGGATctacttaaatatttttgaaaatttgcTCCAAATTGTTcctgacaaaaaaatacagtgcCCAAAATCTCTTCACCTGTGTGTCATTGGGAGACTGCGTTGAAACGAAAAGCTCCATCTCTCCATCTTCTTTGGGAACGGCCAAAGTGACATGAGTCTCCAAGTAAAAATGCTCTTGACCTCCGATGTGCATCTCACCTGTGATGTAACCCATTTGTCATTAATATAGATCAGCTGGAGTCTAAAGCTGACATGACAGAGACCATCCCTACCCTCAAGGATCTTTTCCGCCTGCTTAAACCCCACCTCAACATCTCCGTTCTGAAGAGTTCGGATTGGCTCATAAAAGGATTGAGCAGTGATGGCTTCCTGTCAATGAGGCGAGAAATGtgatatttgtaaatatttcctGAACAGCACAACCCCCTGGTTTCTGTCTCATCTGTCTTACCTGGATGGTTATGacaggctgcagctcctcataTTCAATTTTCACCGCCTTGGCGGCTCTTTGAGCATGAGGCTGACTGTCGGCCACCACCGCTCCGATTATTTGACCCACACATGTTACCTGAAAGTAAacatatgttttttcttttctagagCTCCACGAAGCCTGATCAGCCAGATGGGCAAGACACCCACCTGTCCATCAGCAAACACGGTTTCATCCTGTTTGATTCCTGTGATTTTGCTTCCAGGGACAGAGTCGGCAAACAGGGAACAAACCACGCCAGGCAAACGCTCCGCTGCTGATGTATCCACGGTGCTGCAACACACactttgtaatattttatgCGTTTTTTTTCATACACCTATGTATGTACACAAGAAGGTATGTGTCATAGAGAGCTGTCATACAGGTGTAGGGTTTACAGGTGTGTTGCAAAGGTTGCATAATGTATGGGGCCCTTACAGTATCCGACCATGAGCCTTGGTGCTGGTGATAAGGGCCAGGTAGAGCTCGTTCTCATACAACGGCACATCATCACAGTAAATAGCTTCACCGGTGGCCTGTTTGATGGCCGACACATGCATCATAGGACGTCCCACCACATCGTCCTGGCTCTGCCCCTTTGGGACTGCCTAAAGGAGAAGCAATGACTGCAACACATCCACTGTATATTGTAGTGCTTTAAAGAAAATGGACAACCTTTCCTGTACCTGGTAGACTTGAACACTGGATGGCGTGGTGGGATTATAGATCTCTGTGGCGCTCAAACACTTTGTGTCAATCCCATGCGCAGATACACCCTGTCAGATCATTTCATGATATGTTCACAAACGTCCATTTATCTGGGCttaatgtcttattttcttaatatgttTCTCCACTCATCCAACAAGTTAAGGTGAGTTCAAGCCCCACATAGATTCTACGGGTGGGTTAAATAATTAGTTTGTCTCATTGAACATTTCAAGACGTGAATATGTTATGTCCAGATGCTATGACTCAACTAAAAGACAGTCACCTGGATGAACGAGAATCTTCACAGAGATCAGAGAACTAACCCGCAGGTGGAGCTTCTGCAACACTCTCAAATAAAATTTGTAGAAAAGACTCAGGGTCAGTGTTCGCCGGTATGTCACCATGCCACCTGGTGCAGAGGGGTCAAGGTTCATCTCTTCAGCCAATGAGGAACAGGCTTCTTGCAGAAGTTCCTCCCCCCATTTCCTGTATGATAGTATGACAGCTGGAAGTCAGTGTTAAGCCATGTTCACACCGCCTTCGGCAATGTACGTTCAAGCGTTCACTTCAGTTGAAAAATCTACATAAATACACATTTCGTGTTCAAAAAGCTTGTGTTTACGTGTAGCAAAGCAAGTTTTCACGTGTTTCCAGGCACTACGTACTAAACATGTAGCCATTTAATGCTCATTGttagttaaaccaggtcaaactttgaccaat
The sequence above is drawn from the Oryzias latipes chromosome 2, ASM223467v1 genome and encodes:
- the xdh gene encoding xanthine dehydrogenase/oxidase — protein: MIRNRDNSTMKGENVVDAGRNWSGSNELVFFVNGKKVVVENPDPEMTLLTYLRRKLGLTGTKLGCAEGGCGACTVMLSRYQPHSGELLHLAVNACLAPLCSLHMQAVTTIEGIGSMAKKLHPVQERIAKSHGSQCGFCTPGIVMSMYALLRNKPTPTMAEVEEAFHGNLCRCTGYRPILEGYRTFTKEGGCCGDRGVNGGCCKANGSTALKSSEEDDEGTSLFNTADFTPYDPTQEVIFPPALMILCKNEGSLPLCFRGERTTWLQPATLDQFLRLKWEHPEARVVVGNTEVGIEVKFKNMVYPVILAPAFIQELNAVTHKEDGITFGAACTLSHMGEVLRQAVETLPPHQTQVFLSILEQLRWFAGQQIRNVAAVGGNIMTASPISDLNPVFMAAGCKLTLMDKDGGRVVQMDDGFFTGYRKTVVRPQEILLSVHIPYSKKTQFVCAFKQSPRREDDISIVTAGMSVTFTPGTDVVDDLKLSFGGMAPTTVLAKKTASRLQGWKWGEELLQEACSSLAEEMNLDPSAPGGMVTYRRTLTLSLFYKFYLRVLQKLHLRGVSAHGIDTKCLSATEIYNPTTPSSVQVYQAVPKGQSQDDVVGRPMMHVSAIKQATGEAIYCDDVPLYENELYLALITSTKAHGRILTVDTSAAERLPGVVCSLFADSVPGSKITGIKQDETVFADGQVTCVGQIIGAVVADSQPHAQRAAKAVKIEYEELQPVITIQEAITAQSFYEPIRTLQNGDVEVGFKQAEKILEGEMHIGGQEHFYLETHVTLAVPKEDGEMELFVSTQSPNDTQSHVAKALGVPANRVVVRVKRLGGGFGGKESRSTVLSTVVAVAANKLGRPIRCMLDRDEDMLITGGRHPFFGKYKVGFSNSGKVVALDVTYYSNAGNSMDLSLSIMERALFHMENSYSIPNVRGRGFLCRTNLPSNTAFRGFGGPQGMMIAESWITDVAQSLGLPAEEVRRLNLYMEGEKTPYNQILHGLTLDRCWNECLSQSRYEEKRAAAGLFNKQNRWTKRGIAVVPTKFGISFTAAFLNQAGALVHIYTDGSVLLTHGGTEMGQGLHTKMVQVASRVLGIASSKIHISETSTNTVPNTSPTAASASSDLNGAAVQAACETLLKRLEPYKTKNPKGPWEDWVKAAYFDRVNLSANGFYKTPDLGYSFETNSGRVFNYFSYGVACSEVEIDCLTGAHENLSTTIVMDVGSSLNPAIDIGQVEGGFIQGLGLFTLEELHYSPAGVLLTRGPGSYKIPAFGDIPTQLTVSLLRDAPNDKAIFASKAVGEPPLFLASSVFYAIKDAISAARAESGLKGPFKLDSPASAERIRNACVDHFTKLCPPAEPGTYNPWSVQV